acaactccaccagcagtgtattagtgtcccaattttgccacattgtgtatatatgaaaatctgttaccctaagaaagaactacatatcctgagagccaactgacttcctgtcattgcatacttcctgtagacagaggataaagggagtgggcattgaggctccTCCTGGCTGATTTAGAATCAGCGTGGTGAGTGGGCATTTTGAAAATGTctaaccagtcatgggcatgtgatctttattttgtaacctcatgattccttgatttctaatgatcatttaataaatctctgtaatacaaaatttatattattagagatttaatttttaatcccctccaacatttattgctttcctttgctgccaaattggccattctgctaggtgtaaaGTAGTaccttaaagttgttttaatttgcatttttctaataagggatttagaacactttttcatacatttattgatagttttgatttcattatatgaaaactgcctattcatggcccttgaaaaaatggcaaaattttagtgtccaaagttatatgacttgATAAAAGTTACATAGCCAGGAACTATCTAATGCAGAATTTTAATTCAAGATTCCAGGTCCCATGCATACCCATTGAGCTAGGATAAAACTATGCTTCAAAGTGTAAGAGAAAGACATGAGGACAAGTGGTGGAATATCAAAGACAGAATATTAGTGTTTATAATGTGAATTATGGAGCTCAAATTGCTCCACACCCCAAGAAGTTCTTGGACATGAGATCATCTAGAATTGTGGGTTTGCTATAAGCTATAACAGCCAAGAGAATAGACTCTAAATCAACAAAGggacaaatgaaaacaaaaatattttcatagtatAATCAATAAAATTTGGGATTGTCCTTAGATGAGTATATggaggttttattctttttttttttatcttaccttctgtcttggaatcaatactgtgtaatggttccaagggagaagagtggtaagggttaggcaatggggttcaagtggtcacacagctaggaagtggctgagaacagatttgaacaaaggaccTCACAgatctaagcctggctctcaatccactgtgccacccagctggcTTCTGGGAGGTTTCATTCTTGAAACAATGGACACTCACCAAGAATACAGCCAAGTGCAAAGTGCTCATTTTTAGCAAGCAATCTTTTAATGTATTCTTAAAATGCAATATTGCCTCCCCTCTTTTCCTCTATTGGTTGAATACTGGGAGTGTATAATCCTCACAGAAGATTTCGACCTAAGAACTCTTTTGTATGATCACCCCTCtcattacatatattttcatatgtctCCTGTGCTGAAAATGATTGTCAAATCCTGTCTACAGGTGGGAAGAGAATATTCATTAACTTCATTATCATATGCAGTAAGTTTTGGATTCACCTTCTTTGTtgattattatcttatttgagaagATCCACACCCTACTTTTTCTTACAATAGTCACTGTGATCCCACTTTAGctaatcattttcctttgaatGGAGCATTGCTAATAGCCTATGAGGTCTGTCCAGGTCCATGTTACCAAGGAAATGCTCAAAAGAACCATTTCTTGATTCATGATTACTTTCCTATTGCAGAGATATTTGGGCTCACTAAAGAATAAGAGAGCTAGGGATCACAaatgaaaaattcattttaatttcaattgtatgatttttttaaaacatattataGGAGGACTGGCACAGAAAGACCAACAGAATATGAGCTCTGCCTCCTTTATCAATGCTACAGACTTTGCCATGTACATATAAGCCTTATGTCAGTTATAATCCATTCTATCTCATTCCATTGGTAACACATTCATTATGTAACTATTAGTACTAGCacaaatactactactactacaattaCATGTAAGTTACTTTGCCAAATTAATGGAATGaatagacaaaaattaaacagtttctatctttaacaattaattttaattttaatggaaATGATAAAGGTGGTATTCAATGAAgaaagtactggatttggaatttgTATCATGGTTCTTCCATTTCTTAGCTGCtttgaaagtcatttaatcctcgaTTCTttattcatctagaaaatgagcaaatgagataatatggtCTTTAGACTCCCAACAATAACCCTATTACACTAAAATTCTAGtatcagaaataaatagaaatgatacAGAAAATAATTACCCCTCCCCACACACAAAAAAGGATTCAGGATGAAAAGAGAACTAATGGTTTAGGCAATTCAGAAAGTTCTttggattgaatgaatgaatgaagcatttattaactattttcttttaatttgaaaaacTTTACTAAACCCTAGAAATAgtgtccctgctttcaagaatcCCACATCAGCAAAGCAATACATAATAAAAGTGTCTGTTTCAAGTCCCATGGAAGGGCTAATAGTCTTTAGAGTACAGTGGCAAGGCAGATGGTAATGACTCTTCGCCTCAATTTAATTTCCAGTGCTGAACATTATAGTAGTTTATGATGTTGAACTTTTTGATAGCCAAAGACTTAGGTAgcaatttgaaaaatttaatatttaaaaaaagaaatagattatttatcattttttcctaGGAATTGTCTATCTTCAAGAGAGACAAAAATAGATTAGATATTTAAATATGGAAAAGATTATATTCTTAAGAtccatttaaaattagaaaaataaaatataattattaatttaatagacAATAATTACCAAGTTGAATATGCATATAATTAATGACTATTGTgatgaaacaaataaaagaaaaaatgtatatatatttcccctAGAGCAAATCAGAATCTTATACATAAAAGATATTAATACACATTCATTTTTTTCGATAACTATTCATCTACATACTAAGGAATAGAACTTGGAGAGCTAGGTGGTAAGCCACTCAATAACCAACATAAAAATTTTCTCAGTTCAAAGGACTTGTTTATTATGAGATTTAAAACAAGAGTgcatgggggaagctgggtagatcagtggattgagagccagggctagagacaggaggtcctctgttcaaatctgacctcagacagttcccagctatgtgaccctgggcaagtcatttgacctccattgcctagcccttaccactcttctgccttggagccaatgcacagtattaactccaggacagaaggtaagggtttaaaaaaaacccaaaaaaacaagagtgcatgcaaataactataatatatgTGAAGAACTAGTAGGGAAACGTGAAAAAGATGTCATTGAGTTTGAGAACCCATGTTTTATGAAGAGATGTAGAGATGATACACTTTTATAAATTTGGCACCGACTAATGGGTGAGTATCATTTTAATAGGGATAGTGAAAACATGTTTTATCCAAATATTTAGATGGAGATCAATTGGTAATAAGGGAAATTCCCTTACACTCATAAATGAAGTGCAAAGAAGGTTGCTTATGtaacttattaatttatttttaggattttttattcatcttctttttcccttccctatACCATAGAAAACATCATTCAGTAAAAtagattatttcttttgaatttctactTCTCAGTTCATTGTCTGGATCTAATAGGTTCTTAtgaaggaaaagatggagaataaagctgatataaaagggaaaaaaaaccaataatgGATAGAAATATTCTATTGaagtaaatttaattcaattaaatataatacaatacaaggAAACTAAAATCTGTTGCATGTCAATTATATGTCAAGAACAATGCTAGAATTTGaggaaagaccaaaatgaaatagtccctatACCAAAACActtgacttttaatttttcataatggCATTTGATGATATCAGTTACACAATCCAAGTGATAAGATGATGAGGATTTATCTCTTAAGTACTACTGCATTAGAACAAGagtataaaattaaaaggaatggAATCTACCTGTTCTGACTTCAGTATGTATCTTGTCTTTATTGTTTGTGAACAGAGCTCCACaatgacaattaaaaataataataaaagaggaaTTTCATTGCTCCAGCAATCTAGTAGTAGTTTAAATGAATCCAGTTTTAAACTTCAGCTGACTGGTCTAAAATATGCCATATACTTTTAAGATACTCACTGAGAAAGTATTTTTTGGTGGATTATCTTTCTTAAGGCATTCTTAACATCGTTATTCCTTAGGCTATATATGAGTGGATTCAACATGGGGATGATAAGTGTATAGAAGACTGAAGTGACTTTATCAATATCTAGAGAATGGTCTGTGCTTGGACGTAAATAAATAAAGATCAGTGTCCCATGGTAGATGGTAACTACTGTCAGGTGGGAGGCACAAGTAGAAAaccctttttttctcccctcagcAGAACCAGTCTTGAGGATGGTGACTATGATGTATGCATATGAAAGGAGGACAGTCAAAAGACAGATGGCTTCAACAAGACTTGCAAAGACTACTAGAACAATATCATGGATGTAAGTGTCGAAACATGacagggagaaaagaggagaaatatcACAAAAGAAATGGTTAATTTCTTTAGAACAAAAAGACAGATTGAATGTGTTTGTTGTGTGAATAATGGAGCTCATAGTTCCACCCAAAAATGCTCCAAAAACTAGCTGGCAGCAAACTCTCTTGGACATTATTACTGTATAGAGTAATGGGTTACAGATTGCAACATACCGGTCATAAGCCATGGCAGCCAAGAGAAAAGATTCTGTATCtaccaaagaacaaaagaaatataattgtGTTGCACATCCATTATAAGAAATAGCTTTCTTCTCTGAGAATAAATCTGCCAGCAACTTTGGAGCTATGACTGAAGAGTAACAAGCATCTATGAATGATAATACACCGAGGAAAAAATACATAGGAGTGTGTAGGTGTGAACTAGTTGTGATCAATGTAATCATTCCAAGGTTTCCCAACAAGGTCATGATGTAGATGAAAAAGAATACCAAAAACAGTAAAACTTGAAGCTTTGGGTGATCTCTGAAACCCAGGAGAAAGAAATTGGTCTCCACACTACTATTCTCTTTATCCATGTCTGTAGTTATCTGTGATTTCTTGTCTGTGTAAGAATAAGAATGGTTATGTTAATGATTCTGAACAAAGGTGTCCAATACACAGTCCCAGAGGTACAACATTCTCATATCTCTAATCTCCtcagaatcagattaaaatgtaattgggaaatatataagaaaataaataaaaatacaatacaacaaagTTACACAGTTTTCAAAGTCAACAGGCTACCTACAGGAATCCTTGTGTAGTTATTTTAGTACATCTCCATTtgaatttgagtttgacatcaccaACATGGAGTATTTGGTGGTGAAACTGGGTAAAGGAATGATAAGATGGTAATGTACACCATTTGGGTGTACTTTAACCAGTAATTCCAGATCAGAATTTTAGTCATGATTCTTGCCTGTATAGAAATGTACCATAATGTGTAGGATAAAGAATAATTTGCACAGTTCCTTGTCTCATTTTTATTACCTCATGTGATAGACTTATGAATTACTGAAGATGCTGAATAATCTACATTggaaggtagctaggtggctcagtggatggagagccacgcctatagatgggagatcctagactcaaatctggcttctgacacttatCTATGTAACCCTGGTCAATTTACTCACTCCCTTTgcttagccattaccactcttctgcctgggaatcaatacatagtattcattctattatcaaaagtaagagtttaaaaaatgcaGAACAACTAAATAAATAATCTACATCATCACCTAAAATCCTTTTTCTTACAGATTGTCCAATATTGAAGTACTTCCATTGTAGTTAGTCCAAGTCCTGCTTACACCACCTTGGAGGTAATTAGAAGGTAGAACAATCTCTAAATATATCATGATGTTGCAATAATACAGACTAGACCAAAACAAAACTGGGACCATTTTTCTTTAAGTGGTAAAGCACCAGGGTTAAGTTTTTCAAGGTTTCTGTAAATGATCTGAGATTTCAATATAGaattatattctctctcttcagCTCTCTTTAATGACTAACACTTTCTACTTTAAGTAACATTTATTGAtacatccttccttccctcaaatTCTAAGTTccttaaaggaaagaaataacacAAATAATAAGTATAAGATATTATGAAAAACAAAGGATTTAAACCAATGAGTGTTGGCTTCCAATCTTCTCTCTGTTTGTTCTTGGGAACGTCCTTTAAATTCTAGGAATCCGAATTTCCTATTCATGAAGATTGGAgcatctccttttctttcccatctTCTTTCCCTCATACTTCTAAAAATACTTTCCATATAATTAAAGAGATAAAGTATCTAATATCCAATATGCATCCCAACACTAAATGTTATTTTCtgatttaaatgttttttcaCTAATTACTCAGATGTATTTAAGATACTAATTGCTTAAAAGTGGTTAcagaagttaatttttttcttccatgcaAACCTACATCCATTGcctaataaagaaaaattcaaaatggtaaCAATAAATATGCCAGAGTATATGTTgcctttttattgatatttttaaatgtctttattcTCTACTTGTATATATTCTCCCATTTCCCTCTATATAACTTGTTTATTCCTAGTTTGCAATTTGTACACTCCTTGGGTACATGTGAGTTCATTAAGAGCTGGAACTGTCCTGTGTCTTTCAACCCATCTATCTCAAACACTTAGAgtaatgcctggcacattatactctttaataaatatttgtcaattttcTTACTTGtcaaactgaggaaaagaaatcGATCTGAATTCTCATGATGTTCTCCTTGAGAGATAGAATTAAAGTTCtataagaaaatgaatataatacttttaaagaaattatatacAGTACTGAGATGAGTTTAATAAGATGCACACTCCAAGGAGAAAGATAATTTTGTAAGTCCTCAAAAATAATTGACTaaacaaagaatttttctttgggcttaacaattatatttttaatatttcaataacACATTGGAGACAATTATATTGTTTTCAATCTCCTTCATGCTGGAATGGATTCATACTGTGATTCTCGAAATCATAATATTATCCTCacaaattcttttaaatattactCCGAGAAATTTAATAATCTGGTTATCAAATCCTAAATAAATTCTGTATTTGTTCTAGGTCAAAATAGTTTCATTTATAAGCAAGTGCAAGAGGAATTAGTGGAACATTATTCCTGTAGAGGTTTGAATCATTTCCATTCAGGGGTCCATGACCTCTGTTCTCTCCCAGTTGTTCTGAGTGGATACAGTAAATATGATCCACTATTCCAAATACCTATTTTACAATGTCAGGCTTAAATTAGTtaatatgtgtaaaatatttttcaaactttaaagaacaataaatattttatattatcattatGATAAAGGTGATAGAAAGCTGTCCTAAGAAGATCTGGAACCCTGAACTCAAGAATTGTCTTTGAAGAACACTGTGTtactttgggcaagacacttaacttcccagtgctctaggcaactctaagaCTACAAATTAAGGAGAAGATGCTGAGCTGCATGGGTATAAATAGTGCCCTTATACATGATATCTCAATatctataaaaaaaagaaaagaagttcaaTAACAATCTGTCTTTCATGTTATATCCTgagcactgtgctaattgctagAGATATAGACAGAAGTAAACATTTTCCTATCTTCCACTACAATAATTTGTATATagttataatatttgtatatatatatatgtgtttatatatttatgtgtgtatagaaaaatatttgaatttatgtgattttatataaaatatatatggagTATTCAGAAGATCCtgtaaaggtgtgtgtgtgtgaagggaagTATTTAGCAACTAGGTAACTGGAAAAGTCCCCTATCAGAAGGTAACTTTTGAGATGAAATTCAGGGATTataggaggaaaaaatgaagaagaatatttgaaaatataaaagcaATGAATATCTGATATTGCATATTCTTTTCAAGGAGATaaaaggatacaaataaaatgataacAAACTGATGGATGATTGAATATCTGAAGAGTATAAAAGATGTtcttattgttgttcatccttcatttttgaggaggaccaatgacattaccAGGCAATGTCTTCACTTATGTAAGAGTTGGTTTCATATGAggaagagttgcacaaagccattagcctcactttctctttcagAATCATTAAATTCCAATAGCAAGACCAAAGTTAGGTGACTGGGGATTATCTGAGACTCAGTCAGTTTCAAACTAAGCTCCAGTACTCTGTAATACCTGCTTCAATAACCTTCATGGCTGTAAGGTGTAAAGATAATGGAAATACAGGGAAGGGCCAGGGCATTAAGGAAATTCAATTCCAAAcaaagaaacatatatatatatatatatatatatatatatatatttatatatatatatgtgtgtgtgtgtgtgtgtgtgtgtgtgtgtgtgtgtgtataatccTTTAGTTAATAGAGAGTCATTAACATTTATTgagtagaaaagagaagatattaATGACATGGACATATCTATATTCTAGTAAAATCACCATGGCAGCCAAGTGGAACATTTATTGAAGAAGGGAAAGATTAAATTTTGGGGACTAAATAATAGGGTATTGCAATGGTCCAACCATGAGATATTAAAAGCCTAAACAAGAGTGATGGTTATGTGATAATAGAAAAGATGACTTTAAAGAGGGAGGTCATAAAAGTAGAAATGATAGGGTTTGGCATTTGTTATAATCTGAGATTTAGAAGTGATTTTATATATCTAGTGTAGCCTCAATATTTTTAATTGAGTAATCAGAATTTCAGTGAGtcaaaatgatttgttcaggattATGATTATCATACATATCTGTGCTTATTTTAGGCTGACATTTCCTTCAATAAGGATTATTTTATTACTCATATTATTAGCCTCAGCAGCCACATTTCACTGTGTACTTTGGGACAggcattcattttcatttccGGACTATAACAATATTCTACTGATTCATCTCTGTGATTCAAGTTTGGTCCCACTCCTAAATATCATCTACTAAGCTGCTAAATTGATCTGTCTAAATCACCATATCACCACTTCTATTCAAGACATTCTAGTGGTTTCTTATTACATCTAGAATCAGATATAAAATGCAGTTTGATGTTTAAAGGTTTTTCATTACATAGACTTATTCTTCATTTCCAGGCATCTTACAGCTTACTCAATTCTACCTACTTTGTGAACCAGTGAGACTGACCTCTTTGCTATTCCTCCCAAAAGACCAGAATCTTTGTAATTTCACTTGCTATCCCCCAATCCTTCAATTCTCTTCCtcatcatctccatctcctgcctTCTCTACTTGCCATTATGCCTCTGCTTACATTACATTTTGATCTCCCTCAATgacaattctttcttccatgagATTATATACagggtataatatatatatatatatacatatatatatatatatttttttttttggtgcaatTGTCtgaatcttctctcttcccttagactgtgagctccttaggaACTGcctctcccacaatgtcttcctTTCCTGGATTATTTTTCCTCCTGTTCTTTGTAATCCTTTACCTAAGTACTCATCCTGGCACATAAAAAATATCTGAATGAATGCTTAATGTCTTTACTATGGTTTTTGAGTCTGTATCTGTTATGTTTTCTGAATCTCCTCCACTTTTCAGGGGGCAGCAATCAGTATTTTGACTTAATCTGCTCATGACtattcatttccaaacattacaaTTTATTGAGGATTTGAAAAACAGATTACCAAATGTCTCAGTgtttaaaataaactaaatagTATCCTAATGGAGGACATAAAGTATTTTCATATGGGTAACACTCATAATATATACATAGTGCATTTACtttgtcattttgtctttgttaaaaaaaaaacaacattttttgCTCCCTTCAGATTTCCTAATTTTGTTATGGCTAGGAAAGATTATGAATGGTTTAGTTCAGGAAAcgtaaggggttttttttcccctttatgctTGATATatcattttatgcttttaaaatcatt
This DNA window, taken from Monodelphis domestica isolate mMonDom1 chromosome 6, mMonDom1.pri, whole genome shotgun sequence, encodes the following:
- the LOC103097439 gene encoding olfactory receptor 5I1-like; this translates as MDKENSSVETNFFLLGFRDHPKLQVLLFLVFFFIYIMTLLGNLGMITLITTSSHLHTPMYFFLGVLSFIDACYSSVIAPKLLADLFSEKKAISYNGCATQLYFFCSLVDTESFLLAAMAYDRYVAICNPLLYTVIMSKRVCCQLVFGAFLGGTMSSIIHTTNTFNLSFCSKEINHFFCDISPLFSLSCFDTYIHDIVLVVFASLVEAICLLTVLLSYAYIIVTILKTGSAEGRKKGFSTCASHLTVVTIYHGTLIFIYLRPSTDHSLDIDKVTSVFYTLIIPMLNPLIYSLRNNDVKNALRKIIHQKILSQ